The Silene latifolia isolate original U9 population chromosome X, ASM4854445v1, whole genome shotgun sequence genome contains the following window.
caatgcttgctatgaaatattgaaaattgaactgttagttcatatacatgcatgtaagcgtgttaataaatgaatagaatcgtgattcattataataaactACTATACATACCTATTCTCATTGTATGGGATaaaccataggcttttgggcgtCATCAACCGTTCAGCAATTCTATCGATGTACTCTCTGTATGTGTATCCAAAGGACTtatgagagaacaattcaggtgacacgaatccgtagtcatgagaaacatagttccCTTTAGCCATGTGTGtacacaggtacctattacgtcaaatggaatgaaaaatgttattttcatttatgatttaaataaacatcactattcgtaaaaccaaatgccaagttttaattaaaaaacttacttcatccaaattataatgtgcatagcatctaactcgtcaaggtcgagaaactgacacagtgattccccatccataTAAATAGTGAAACCGAAACCCATAACATCCTCTCCGATGTCAATCATGAGTACTTCCCCGACAGCTAGCTTCCTTTCagccagctggtgcaaagctacGAACGTTGGAGTActcaatttttgcttataatgtaacacccccatttattcaggagcctttagctagacattcccaaataaataagactgttaccatctcggtttcccgaggtagtgaataacaaagtccaactcaccaaagtactttaaattaaaactttaatgaatacttatgtattacaaattaatcaactaaaacttaatataaaataatttacaactcgcagcgaaaataaataaagtgatctcataatctacgtggtctagacttctaggtagattagcaaagtcctcacgcatcccatagctcccaagtcagctaatctttagtacctgtcaaatctgctccccattatggttcaccacaggtgttcacgaatacactgtcaaccacgaggttgagtaggaatagctaaacaacaacaataaatgaatacaagacaatatcaaatgcaaatgcaatgcatgctcatgatcaatcctccgacactcccgttcatcccgccaatccctggccggggtaatctcaataacatcccagagacaagtcctgcagaaccagcctggggaaaccaatgcaagtgctcatgatatgatatgCAAATAATATATTTACCATCTCAGATATGAGGCTGGGGAAACCAAATCAATATAAGCATCTCGATCCACGaatgaggtagtcaataatcaaatcatctcagtcacaaGCTGAGGTAATCATTAAAAAATATATCTCAATgcaaccaaccaacaatcatatatcatccatcacaattccaaataattAAACCAGTAAAATTAGATAAtaccattcaagtaaacattaaagtgattgattAGCTATCCTACCTGTATAGCAAAGAGGCTAAACAAAATCCAAATAGCAAAGCACACGAATCCAAGCAACAAAACCCGTCTCACAAAAGCGTGACCAATTAATCTTCAGatgaagaaaagatgaacaagctccttatctctctagtctcgttctctatatatatatatatatatattttatgttTTGTGAAAGTGAATAAAACTTGTGGTTTGCTAttgtatatatagtagtaaggtAGTATCATTTTAGGAAAGTTTATAAGTCGTAAGatataataaattataataaaatatttatggcaggtaaaataaataaataatattaataatcataataatcataatcataaccATAATGGggtataatattatattattaggtATACTATAATTTGGTGCGAAATTATGAAACTAATTAGCGCGTAACATCACTCAACGAGTTCAGCTTTGCGCATTGATTTTcaaacagctgtcatttcttcgttacttatcggaatcaagcttgtgaccatgcgttggaaagctaagacaataaaatttcacctccaatttgaatcactcTCATAGAAGCTGTAAAACTCTATATATTCCCGTTTCAAATTACCCCTAAAACAAGTgatcacatttccataattggcACATTTGTGCAAGCTTCCTATTAACCTTTCATAGACTACCTTGTACTTTAGACACACACACAAAGGTCatataaccataaaatataaGGGGTATTACATATAATTATCGGTCTGATATCTAGGTTTAAGAGGAACACCAACGTTGTGTGTAGCAGGAGTAGATTTAACCCCGTTCTACAATTTAGAAAACAAAAATATATATACTACACGAGACGTCATTGTTGGGCCCAATTCAGCCTGGACCGACCTCAGTCTAGCCTGACATAATTAGGCTGAGTGGGGTAACCAAGGTCCGGACAAATATGACTACTATTTGACAAATGAAGCATATTTCAGGGCAGGTAACCTGTTAAACCCGGAAAGAAAAGTCTGCTGCCAAGAAAGGAAAGCATAGAACAGCCTGACAGAGCTCTTAAGCAGGCCGGATTGAATTATCAAGCAACATAACGGTTACGTAAAGGGAAATGTTAATATTCTACTTTCATGGAAGACCTAGTCCAGCTCCAGAAGCATCTTATTCTCACATATCAGATCGTGTAAAACATAACAAGCCAATGTTTGTTGAAGAAGactaagtcaagcggattaatagagaatgtgccctatttttcaGTAAGCGGTTACCAACGGCCAAGAGAACGTTGAGCAGCATCCAACGTTAGCATTTGAGAAGTATAAATAGCATCATCAAACAATTGTAAAGGGGTCATCAATCATTCATTATTATTTGCAGATTACTCACTACTTTCTCTTTAGCATTTTGAGTTTACACGCAATACTTGTACCCAGCCTAGATAAGAAATAAAACTACATTATTTATCTCTTCATTCTCATCTATCTCacatttatatttttatttctaatttatagaactagatactcTGATCACGTAATAAGTAAGCCGGATCCttccagggaaaatcctgctaaaataattggcgcccaccgtggggcatctagttcattaaACCTCAAAAAATTTTTATCATCTTTCATTCAATATTCTCACGAAAAAAAATGGTTGCACTCACCTCAGAACAATAACTAGCCGTTGCCTTGGCTAAAATCAAGGAATTAGAAACAATACAAGAAAAGGCAGCCCAGGCAGAGGCTGAGATCACCAGGCTCAAATAATCGGAATCCAGCCTGAAGAAGAAGTTGGAAAATCAAGCTTCAGGCTCTTGAACCAGATTTGAGCCAGGAACTCCATTTTCATCCATCATCAAGCAAATAGTTTTCTCCAGTTTTGGGACCCCAGAGAAAGATGTCTCCTTTGATTCGCACACCACCCTTGATAGTGGATCGGACAAAACTgaggcagcaataatgatggccatgcttcaggaaatccagaAACTCCACAGCaagatagaaaatatacccggagtgccaGATCCTGTAGCGAAAGTGGAAGCTGATAGCTTTGCTAACTCACCTTTTGCAGATGAGAtttcaaagattgatctccccaagaaattcaccGTTCCATCTATGAAaacttatgatgggacctcagatccacaaaaccatgttgccatattcaagcAGAAGATGCTAGCAGCCTCAGTACCCAGTGAACTTAGGCAggtttgcatgtgcaaaggctttggcactaccctgaccggagcagcattgcagtggttcatcaatctcccaaatggaagcaTCAGGAACTTCGCGGATCtagtcaatgccttcaaccaacagtttgcaagcagcaggcAAATGGCAAAAAGACCCAGCAACCTGTTTAGAGTGAAGCAGCTTTCGGACGAGACcatcaaagaattcctggccagatttgtcaaagaaaaggtggccatccCCAGATGTGACGAGGAAACGGCAGTGGAAGCGTTCAGGCAGGGAGTCttgcttgatagtgacatctatgcagatctCACCAAGAAGGCCTGCACAACCTTTGCTACCGTCAAGTCTATTGTCTTAGAGTATGTCATACtagaagaagatctcaacttcaggacaAACTCATCCGGAGAAACGCAAAACTATGGCTACACCAACAGAAAAAGTTCCTACCACAAAGGAAACAACTCCAGATCAGCACCTTATTCTAGGCCTAACCGGTCTGAAGTTAATATGGCACAAGAATGCAAAGGTAACCTTTCTTGCCTACTAACTATTCCtaaatataacttctctataaatactgcagggttaatcaaacgcctggagaATTTGGGAGACAcagtcagatggcccaagaaatcagaCAACCCCAGGAAGGACCCttcaagatggtgtgacttccaccagGACATTGGACACACCACAGAATAATGCATTTAGCTCAGGAAATAAGTGGCgtacctcctaaagaaaggctacttgaaagatcTGATCCAGCAACCCAGAGGCAAAGATGAAGGATCAGGCAAAAGAGATCTAGGGAACAGCagggatcctcctcctcctccccccatctacgaagtcaaattcataaacgGAGGCTCAGAAATCTGTGGCTTGACCAGTTCAGCCGCCAAGAGAGTTTCCAGGGAGTCAAAACTTCAATCTCCTTTCAGATCTAAATCATTACCCGctgttacttttgatgactcggacttgCAGGGAGTACCAAATCTGCACCATGACAGTCTTGtgattaccatgcaaattggtaCAGCAAAGGCGTCAAGAATCCTAATAGACGGAGGCAGGTCAATTAACTCAGTGATGCtagacgtccttaaagctatgaaaaTAGATGAAGAAAAAATCATCAAGAAGTTCAGTGTCGTGGTGgggttcagcggagaaacaaagagtACCCTGGGAGAAATCAACTTGTTAACTTATGAAGAAGGAGTAGCATCCTATGAAATATTCGGAGTCCTGGATTGTCTGTCCTCGTACAACGTAATCCTGGGTAGAccttggatccacaatgtcaaagccaTCCCATCAACATATTACCAGTGTGTAAAGATACCAactgaatgggggataaccaccatcagaggagaacatAAGGCAGCTCAGGattgttacactcaggctttgaaaccttcaaagttaggtaagtcccttgcatagcaattaaagtcccTTGTCAAGAGTGAATATATAGCCCAATCACAGATGGAGACAGAAGAGGTCATCCTAGACTAAGAATAACCTGATAGGAAAGTACTTGTGGGATCTGATGCACCTGACTCGGTCAGGCCTAATCTGGCCAGCTTTCTTAAAACTaagatgtcttgttttgcttggtcacattttgacatGACTGATATAGATGCTGACATCATaactcataagttaaatattgacaagtTATTTAAGCTTGTAcagcaaaaaagaaaaaaatttgctgcagaaaggAATGagatcatcaaccaagaagtcgacaagctactagacatgggaatgatcagggaagtgatgtaccctgactggctagccAATGTGGTAGTCGTCCAGAAGAAGAACggaaaatggagagtctgtgtggaCTACACCGACCTGAACAAAGCTTGTccaaaagatccattccccctaccacacattgatgcaatggtagatgccaccgcaggccacgagatgctaacattcatggatgcttcaagtggattcaatcaaataaagatgcatccTTCAGACCAAGAGAGTACAACCTTCATTACCAAAAGAGGAGTATATTGCTATGCTGCCATGCCTTTTGGATTGAAAAATGCAAGGGCAACCTAcgaaaggctagtcaacatgatgtttaaagatcaaattggagacaccatggaagtctacattgatgacatggtagtcaaatcaaagaaagcagaggaccatgtcaaagacctggaagtggcattccaaatactggaaaaattcaaCATGAAGTTAAATCCGTCCAAGTGCCACTTCAgagtctcagcaggcaagttCTTGgcctatatggtgacaaaaagagggatcGCAGCCagtcctgaacagatcaaagctatcctggagctggAACCACCAAAAAATGTCAaggatatacaaaaattgacagGGAGAGTAGCCGCCCTGGATAGATTCATTTCCAGATCATCAGAGAGATGCAAGTCATTTTATAACCTGCTCAGGAAAAACAAAGACTTCCAGTGGACTCCTGACCACCGGTCAGCCTTTGAAGACCTGAAAGCATATCTATCCTCACCTCCTTTGCTGGCCAagccagtcaaagatgaacccctcaCGATATATCTATCAGTCACGGAGACTGCGGTCAGTGCAGTCCTGGTCAAAGAAatggacggacaacaacaccctatttactacgtaagtaaaagtctactagatacAGAAATGAGGTATGATTTACTTGAAAACTATGTTttggctttaattatgagttgcactaAATTGAGActttattttgaaagccacccaaTAATAGTTAGGACCAACCTACCTATCAAGTCCGTCCTTAGAAAACCTGAACTGtctggacgaatgtgcaaatggtcagtccagcttagCACCTataacataacctttgaacccaagACATCAATTAAGCTGCAGGAATTAGTagattttgtggctgatttcagtcctACCCTTGAGCCTGACctgataaaagaagtaaatagacTGACCAACGACCAGACAAACCTAGAATGGACCTTGTTCATCGATGGT
Protein-coding sequences here:
- the LOC141618300 gene encoding uncharacterized protein LOC141618300; amino-acid sequence: MAMLQEIQKLHSKIENIPGVPDPVAKVEADSFANSPFADEISKIDLPKKFTVPSMKTYDGTSDPQNHVAIFKQKMLAASVPSELRQFASSRQMAKRPSNLFRVKQLSDETIKEFLARFVKEKVAIPRCDEETAVEAFRQGVLLDSDIYADLTKKACTTFATVKSIVLEYVILEEDLNFRTNSSGETQNYGYTNRKSSYHKGNNSRSAPYSRPNRSEVNMAQECKGLIKRLENLGDTVRWPKKSDNPRKDPSRWCDFHQDIGHTTE